A stretch of the Planktothricoides raciborskii GIHE-MW2 genome encodes the following:
- a CDS encoding DUF3120 domain-containing protein — translation MFNDTWSVRDVTASLLKSPVNLLTFVLGKIGVAKPGLVFAASVFLVSVPVFFEAPLVRYLPLVSLILTGGWFWLSRWLMSQSATAVWGDLLMGFTGSWLAGSLYWGGLRWEPTLHLPVEAIALPMAIWCIRRNQWLVGAWFYVGSLFGTAVTDIYFYLVDLIPHWRQLMLAESDLAMPIFRSAIAQVHTPWGIGCAAVLATVLLVVGFFPLGYRRSSPSETLHWWAFSGAVLSTILVDGLFWLAALAA, via the coding sequence TTGTTTAACGATACTTGGTCTGTTAGGGATGTCACCGCATCTTTGCTTAAGTCTCCGGTTAATTTGCTCACTTTTGTTCTAGGCAAAATTGGGGTCGCCAAACCGGGATTGGTCTTTGCGGCGTCAGTGTTTCTGGTTTCGGTGCCGGTATTTTTTGAAGCTCCTTTGGTGAGATATCTGCCTTTAGTGAGCTTGATTCTTACCGGCGGCTGGTTTTGGCTGAGTCGGTGGTTAATGTCTCAGTCTGCTACGGCGGTTTGGGGCGATTTGTTGATGGGCTTTACGGGTAGTTGGTTGGCGGGTTCTTTGTATTGGGGGGGGTTGCGTTGGGAACCGACCCTACATTTGCCCGTGGAGGCGATCGCCTTGCCGATGGCGATTTGGTGTATCCGTCGCAATCAATGGCTGGTGGGTGCTTGGTTTTATGTGGGTTCTTTATTTGGCACTGCGGTCACGGATATTTATTTTTATTTAGTGGATCTGATTCCCCACTGGCGCCAATTGATGCTGGCTGAATCAGATTTAGCGATGCCAATTTTCCGCAGTGCGATCGCTCAAGTCCATACCCCTTGGGGAATTGGCTGTGCGGCAGTCCTCGCTACGGTTCTTCTGGTCGTCGGTTTTTTTCCTTTAGGCTATCGTAGAAGCAGCCCATCAGAAACATTACACTGGTGGGCATTTTCAGGTGCAGTTCTCAGTACAATTTTGGTGGATGGCCTATTTTGGTTGGCGGCTTTGGCGGCTTAA
- a CDS encoding undecaprenyl-diphosphate phosphatase, with protein sequence MKECLWSVLWSVSCPKQELPNTKGGIVGLSKLKISKSKLSNWKLLSGFGSGVTSALLLSSQALSNQVTETSTSATDAQITFWEAIVLGMVQGLTEFLPISSTAHLKVVPVVLGWGDPGVSFTAVIQLGSIAAVLWYFWGDLIGLTKGAFSALREQKYSDRDLKIVIGIALGTLPIVILGLGIKFNATIADFYDTKVRSLLVIAIVSIIMGLLLGVAEILGKRQRNFEQLSLKEGVLMGCAQALAIIPGVSRSGSTITSGLFIGLERATAARFSFLLGIPAITLAGLVELKDLLSEGVGGVGMVPLICGLVSSVVFSYGSIAWLIKFLQTQNTWVFVGYRLIFGLTILGAIAAQISWTVGQ encoded by the coding sequence ATGAAAGAATGTCTATGGTCTGTTCTATGGTCTGTAAGTTGCCCAAAACAAGAGTTGCCCAATACAAAAGGAGGAATCGTGGGTTTATCTAAATTAAAAATATCTAAATCGAAACTATCAAACTGGAAATTATTAAGCGGATTCGGGTCTGGTGTCACCAGTGCGCTATTGCTTTCTAGTCAGGCTTTGAGCAACCAAGTCACGGAAACCAGCACCTCGGCAACCGATGCCCAGATAACATTCTGGGAAGCCATTGTCTTGGGAATGGTTCAAGGACTCACAGAATTTTTACCCATTAGTAGCACCGCTCATTTAAAAGTTGTGCCGGTTGTCCTCGGTTGGGGAGATCCCGGTGTTTCTTTTACTGCGGTGATTCAACTGGGTAGTATTGCCGCCGTCTTGTGGTACTTTTGGGGAGACTTGATCGGATTGACTAAAGGTGCATTCAGTGCTTTACGGGAGCAGAAATACAGCGATCGCGACCTAAAAATCGTCATCGGCATTGCCCTGGGAACCTTGCCCATCGTTATTTTAGGACTAGGGATTAAATTTAACGCCACCATTGCGGATTTTTATGACACAAAAGTCAGAAGTTTATTAGTAATTGCCATTGTTTCCATTATCATGGGGCTATTATTAGGAGTGGCAGAAATATTGGGCAAACGCCAGCGCAACTTTGAGCAATTGAGCCTCAAAGAGGGGGTCTTAATGGGTTGCGCCCAAGCATTAGCCATTATTCCTGGGGTGTCGCGTTCCGGTTCCACCATTACGTCCGGCTTATTTATTGGCTTGGAACGGGCTACCGCTGCACGATTTTCTTTTTTATTAGGAATTCCCGCTATTACCTTAGCCGGGTTAGTTGAGCTTAAAGACTTATTAAGTGAAGGGGTCGGGGGTGTTGGGATGGTGCCATTAATCTGCGGACTCGTCTCATCAGTGGTATTTTCTTATGGCTCGATCGCCTGGTTAATTAAATTCTTACAAACCCAGAACACCTGGGTATTTGTGGGCTATCGGCTAATTTTTGGTCTGACTATTTTAGGCGCGATCGCTGCCCAAATTTCCTGGACAGTAGGACAATAA